One window from the genome of Rhodothermus sp. encodes:
- a CDS encoding alpha/beta fold hydrolase, whose protein sequence is MAVARIRLQAPTFPEPPIIPLRYPVLLMHGLGALAQPWRKSQLHPIAEYLRQYGIRAYAPNVAPYAPIAQRAERWRRLLLTVLQETRAPRAHLIAHSMGGLDARYLIARLDGYQHVASLTTIATPHRGTPLAQLVLERPAFIRRWMEHLARRLSHLFLPDEPAALLEAVAQMTPTYVTEVFNPEVPTPPDVPCFSWAGMAGPGTTVPITPCIAPLARYIHRHEGLNDGYVSIRSARWGRFLGTLPADHLRQVGVHLGPGARFNEKAFFLHLCRHLLHTIEAIAFVD, encoded by the coding sequence ATGGCTGTGGCACGGATCCGACTCCAGGCGCCGACTTTTCCCGAACCCCCGATCATTCCCCTGCGCTACCCGGTACTGCTGATGCACGGTCTGGGAGCGCTGGCGCAACCCTGGCGCAAAAGCCAGCTGCATCCCATCGCTGAATACCTGCGGCAATATGGCATTCGGGCCTACGCTCCCAACGTAGCCCCCTATGCTCCCATTGCTCAACGGGCCGAGCGATGGCGCCGACTTCTGCTGACCGTGCTGCAGGAGACGCGTGCCCCCAGAGCCCACCTGATTGCGCACTCCATGGGCGGTCTGGATGCTCGCTACCTGATTGCACGCCTTGACGGTTACCAGCATGTTGCCTCGCTGACTACGATCGCCACGCCCCATCGGGGCACTCCGCTGGCGCAGCTGGTACTGGAGCGTCCTGCTTTCATACGGCGCTGGATGGAGCATCTGGCCCGACGCCTCAGCCACCTGTTTCTCCCCGACGAACCCGCTGCCCTGCTGGAAGCCGTTGCACAGATGACCCCTACCTACGTGACGGAAGTATTCAACCCGGAAGTGCCCACTCCCCCGGACGTTCCCTGCTTTTCATGGGCCGGCATGGCTGGTCCGGGAACTACTGTCCCCATCACCCCCTGTATTGCCCCACTGGCCCGCTATATCCATCGACACGAAGGTCTCAACGACGGTTATGTATCGATTCGGAGCGCCCGATGGGGTCGTTTTCTCGGGACACTGCCGGCCGACCACCTGCGCCAGGTCGGCGTGCACCTGGGTCCAGGCGCCCGCTTCAATGAAAAAGCTTTCTTTTTACACCTGTGCCGCCACCTGCTCCACACCATTGAAGCCATCGCGTTTGTAGATTAA
- a CDS encoding phosphatidate cytidylyltransferase — protein MTPATTNMREIPRPPTLSYQGELLRKALHLLALAIPIGLLHVSRPTALAVLWPLALAALGADVLRARWPAFHRVIRRFFGYMMRPEELPPPGSPLVINGATWVLLSSALLATLFPLSLAATAFALFMVGDAVAAIVGRRFGRHYWPDSRRTVEGSLAFFGAALLTVWFFPVPFIHGVLAALLATLLEALPLPLNDNLRVPLVVALLLWLLH, from the coding sequence ATGACGCCGGCAACAACCAACATGAGGGAAATCCCGCGCCCCCCTACCCTTTCCTATCAGGGTGAGCTGCTTCGCAAAGCGCTGCACCTGCTAGCCCTGGCCATCCCGATCGGCCTGCTACACGTGTCGCGTCCGACGGCGCTGGCCGTACTCTGGCCACTGGCGCTGGCAGCCCTGGGCGCCGACGTACTGCGCGCCCGCTGGCCGGCATTTCATCGCGTCATCCGACGGTTTTTTGGCTACATGATGCGTCCCGAAGAGCTACCACCCCCCGGCAGTCCTCTCGTCATCAACGGTGCCACGTGGGTCCTGCTCTCCAGTGCCCTGCTGGCTACGTTGTTTCCCCTGTCGCTGGCTGCTACCGCCTTTGCCCTCTTCATGGTGGGCGACGCAGTAGCTGCCATTGTAGGACGCCGCTTTGGCCGCCATTACTGGCCCGACAGCCGTCGCACCGTCGAAGGCTCGCTTGCTTTTTTCGGGGCCGCTCTGCTCACTGTCTGGTTTTTTCCCGTGCCGTTCATCCACGGCGTGCTGGCCGCGCTGCTGGCCACACTACTGGAAGCACTGCCGCTTCCGCTCAACGACAACCTGCGGGTCCCACTCGTCGTCGCTCTGCTACTCTGGCTGCTGCATTAA
- the hemE gene encoding uroporphyrinogen decarboxylase, whose amino-acid sequence MKDLPPLQNDLLLRAARREPVERTPVWIMRQAGRYLPEYRALRADEAFFDVVRTPELATEVTLQPLRRFPLDAAIIFSDILVVPQALGLRVEMIPGRGPYFPDPLRTVEDLRRLRRPEVREALHYVLEAITMTRKVLAGRVPLIGFCGAPWTLMAYMIEGGSSKTFARAKGWLYRQPEASHRLLSLLTDILVEFLVAQIDAGVQVVQVFDSWAGVLSPDLFRTFALPYLQRLGEEVGKARPEVPRIVFARGAHAALAELAEVGYDVVGLDWTIDPRQARSVTAGRVALQGNLDPCVLYAEPSTIRQLTHRMLEAFGPRGHIANLGHGLYPDHNPDHVRAFVEAVHDYVPVASD is encoded by the coding sequence ATGAAAGACCTTCCTCCGCTGCAGAACGATCTGCTGCTCCGCGCAGCGCGACGTGAGCCGGTCGAGCGCACCCCGGTCTGGATTATGCGGCAGGCCGGACGCTACCTGCCCGAGTACCGAGCGCTTCGGGCCGACGAAGCCTTTTTTGACGTGGTGCGCACTCCGGAGCTGGCCACCGAGGTGACGTTGCAACCCCTTCGACGTTTTCCACTTGATGCCGCTATCATTTTTTCCGACATCCTGGTGGTGCCGCAGGCGCTGGGATTGCGCGTGGAGATGATTCCAGGACGGGGACCGTACTTTCCAGATCCGCTGCGGACCGTGGAAGACCTGCGGCGGCTTCGACGGCCAGAAGTGCGCGAAGCCCTGCATTACGTGCTGGAAGCCATCACGATGACGCGGAAGGTGCTGGCCGGCCGCGTACCGCTAATCGGCTTCTGCGGGGCGCCCTGGACGCTCATGGCCTACATGATCGAAGGCGGCAGCAGTAAAACGTTCGCTCGCGCCAAGGGCTGGCTCTATCGGCAACCCGAAGCCAGTCATCGATTACTGTCGCTGCTGACCGACATACTCGTGGAGTTTCTGGTGGCGCAGATCGATGCCGGCGTCCAGGTGGTGCAGGTTTTTGATTCCTGGGCCGGTGTGCTGAGCCCGGACCTGTTTCGCACGTTCGCGCTCCCCTACCTGCAGCGCCTTGGCGAGGAAGTAGGCAAGGCGCGACCTGAAGTGCCGCGCATTGTGTTCGCCCGAGGAGCGCACGCGGCCCTGGCCGAACTGGCTGAGGTCGGCTACGACGTCGTGGGACTCGACTGGACCATTGATCCCCGACAGGCTCGCAGTGTGACAGCGGGACGCGTGGCTCTGCAGGGCAATCTGGATCCCTGTGTGCTGTATGCCGAGCCCTCTACGATTCGCCAGTTGACCCATCGGATGCTCGAAGCTTTTGGACCCCGTGGACATATTGCCAATCTGGGACACGGTCTGTATCCCGACCACAACCCTGATCACGTACGGGCCTTTGTGGAGGCCGTGCACGACTATGTGCCGGTTGCGTCTGATTGA
- a CDS encoding RNA pseudouridine synthase, giving the protein MPAHLPSEELALVMQNSGLNGVGRRNEAMLKIAELPVLYLDNHLLVVNKPSGLRSQGDRSGAPTVLSLARALIRERFDKPGNVYLGLVQRLDAPVSGVMVLARTSKAAARLTRQFREHTVEKVYLALVEGVLEGQGTWVDFIAPARDHMRLVPEDHPWGKRAVLRWQALMTRNGLTLVRLMPETGRKHQIRVQLAFRGYPILGDRRYRARRWLAPGQIALHAWKLSLTHPTRRERMSWMAPVPSCWDEAFRLQVDRLLVYLEAAGPEGIR; this is encoded by the coding sequence ATGCCCGCGCATCTCCCGTCAGAAGAACTGGCGTTGGTGATGCAAAACAGCGGATTAAATGGGGTAGGGAGACGCAATGAGGCGATGTTGAAGATCGCAGAACTGCCGGTACTTTACTTGGATAATCATCTGCTGGTGGTCAATAAACCTTCAGGGCTACGTAGCCAGGGCGATCGCAGTGGTGCTCCGACAGTGCTTTCGCTGGCCCGGGCCCTGATCAGAGAACGCTTCGACAAACCTGGCAATGTCTATCTGGGATTAGTGCAGCGGCTGGACGCGCCGGTGTCCGGTGTGATGGTGCTGGCGCGTACTTCAAAAGCAGCAGCCCGACTGACGCGGCAGTTTCGGGAGCATACCGTGGAGAAAGTGTACCTGGCGCTTGTGGAGGGCGTGCTGGAAGGTCAGGGGACCTGGGTGGATTTTATTGCGCCGGCCCGTGACCACATGCGTCTGGTGCCTGAGGACCATCCCTGGGGTAAACGAGCCGTGCTACGCTGGCAGGCCCTGATGACGCGCAATGGACTGACGCTGGTGCGTCTGATGCCTGAAACCGGCCGCAAGCATCAGATTCGGGTGCAACTTGCCTTTCGCGGGTATCCCATCCTGGGTGATCGGCGCTATCGGGCACGTCGATGGTTGGCTCCCGGACAGATTGCCCTGCATGCCTGGAAGCTATCGCTCACACACCCGACCCGTCGTGAACGCATGAGCTGGATGGCTCCTGTGCCCTCCTGCTGGGATGAAGCCTTTCGGTTGCAGGTGGATCGACTGCTGGTTTATCTGGAAGCTGCCGGTCCGGAAGGCATCCGGTAG
- a CDS encoding family 4C encapsulin nanocompartment shell protein yields MTVLEYTPNDEEMLPFIHDSLRQLQEAGYEARYILVGRTAYRRLCKAIGRQFQRGAGRFETYQHLPIVVDPFRDEEVCVVPAPALCAEAVTGYRMPSGPAASR; encoded by the coding sequence ATGACCGTTCTGGAATATACGCCGAACGACGAGGAAATGCTGCCCTTCATTCACGACAGCTTGCGGCAGCTGCAGGAAGCCGGCTACGAGGCCCGCTATATTCTGGTAGGCCGCACAGCCTATCGCCGGCTGTGTAAAGCCATCGGGCGGCAGTTTCAACGTGGTGCCGGTCGGTTTGAGACCTACCAGCATCTTCCCATTGTCGTTGATCCGTTCCGCGACGAAGAGGTCTGCGTGGTACCTGCGCCGGCTCTCTGTGCCGAAGCTGTAACAGGCTACCGGATGCCTTCCGGACCGGCAGCTTCCAGATAA
- the hemF gene encoding oxygen-dependent coproporphyrinogen oxidase, producing MLDDHARVNRLRKEPRTDIPMAHRVQRFVEALQLHICKAIEDVDGAAQFRRDSWNYREGGGGLTCVLENGAVFEKAGVNTSAIWGRLSERAARAIGVHPAPFFATGLSLVIHPRSPYVPSVHANFRYFALGEDLFRPEDQWFGGGADLTPYYPFLEDVQHFHRVWKEVCDRHPGIADYARFKAACDAYFYLPHRGEMRGVGGIFYDYLRDDPEGAFFFTREAGRAFLRAYLPIVERRKDIPYGERERHFQLLRRGRYVEFNLIYDRGTRFGLESNGRTESILMSLPPEVRWQYDWRPTPGSAEEAALWFFQPRDWLSLKASDVPQVTPGRREASRDA from the coding sequence ATGCTGGATGATCATGCTCGCGTCAACCGGTTGCGTAAAGAACCACGCACCGATATTCCAATGGCGCATCGCGTGCAGCGCTTTGTAGAGGCGCTGCAACTGCATATCTGCAAAGCTATAGAAGACGTCGACGGCGCTGCCCAGTTTCGGCGAGATTCCTGGAATTATCGCGAAGGCGGCGGTGGGTTAACCTGTGTGCTGGAGAACGGGGCCGTCTTTGAAAAGGCCGGTGTCAACACATCGGCTATATGGGGGCGCCTGTCTGAACGGGCTGCTCGGGCCATTGGCGTGCACCCGGCTCCGTTTTTTGCCACAGGACTTTCCCTGGTCATTCATCCTCGCTCGCCTTACGTTCCCAGTGTCCACGCCAACTTCCGCTATTTTGCACTGGGAGAAGATCTCTTTCGCCCGGAGGATCAATGGTTTGGAGGAGGGGCCGATTTGACCCCTTACTATCCTTTTCTGGAAGATGTGCAACATTTTCACCGGGTATGGAAAGAGGTGTGCGACCGACATCCTGGCATAGCCGACTATGCCCGCTTCAAGGCCGCGTGTGATGCCTATTTTTACCTGCCTCATCGTGGCGAAATGCGCGGAGTAGGTGGTATTTTCTATGACTACCTGCGCGATGATCCCGAAGGAGCTTTCTTCTTTACACGGGAGGCCGGGCGTGCTTTTCTGCGTGCGTATCTACCGATCGTTGAACGTCGTAAGGACATACCTTATGGTGAACGTGAGCGACACTTCCAGCTCCTGCGACGTGGTCGTTACGTAGAGTTCAACCTGATCTATGATCGGGGTACCCGTTTTGGGCTGGAATCGAACGGCCGTACCGAGAGCATTTTGATGAGCCTTCCCCCTGAAGTTCGCTGGCAGTACGACTGGCGTCCGACGCCCGGATCTGCCGAAGAAGCCGCACTTTGGTTCTTTCAACCACGCGACTGGCTGAGTCTGAAGGCGTCCGATGTACCCCAGGTTACTCCGGGCCGCCGTGAAGCGTCACGTGATGCGTAG
- a CDS encoding CDP-alcohol phosphatidyltransferase family protein, which translates to MRGMTEVQRAWRTPEIEEPTNRYVIHPLSWALVQRLARWGVHPNTVSLVGLALGAGAAVAYYHYTSWVACVLGFVLMVGWHVMDGADGQLARLTGRTSEIGKVLDGLCDHGTFVLIYISLALATYPGAGWIAWALAVSAGISHMIQASTYEFQRQAYDYWVHNKQQAKPITPEAFRETMARKQGLARWMGRLYLVYLRVQYGAGAADPALMQLLEKALDRLSYPEKVRQMYRFVHRPLVRRWAVMSSNYRTLAIFVACLYGRPLAFFVFELVGLNLIYLVLIIQQRLRNRRFRLWLRRQLEAKPADAWLSR; encoded by the coding sequence ATGAGGGGGATGACCGAAGTGCAACGTGCCTGGCGCACACCAGAAATTGAAGAACCGACCAATCGATATGTTATTCATCCATTAAGCTGGGCCCTGGTACAGCGTCTGGCACGATGGGGGGTGCATCCTAATACCGTTTCACTGGTAGGGCTGGCACTGGGAGCCGGCGCGGCAGTGGCCTACTACCACTATACCTCCTGGGTCGCCTGCGTGTTAGGGTTTGTGCTGATGGTGGGGTGGCATGTTATGGACGGTGCCGACGGACAGTTGGCCCGGCTTACTGGACGTACTTCAGAGATTGGTAAAGTGCTCGATGGACTCTGTGACCACGGCACCTTCGTCCTGATCTACATCAGCCTGGCGCTGGCCACTTACCCGGGGGCTGGATGGATTGCCTGGGCTCTGGCAGTGTCGGCTGGAATCAGTCACATGATTCAAGCCAGCACATACGAATTTCAGCGTCAGGCCTACGATTACTGGGTACATAACAAACAGCAGGCAAAACCGATTACGCCAGAAGCTTTTCGGGAAACGATGGCCCGGAAACAGGGCCTTGCGCGGTGGATGGGACGGCTGTATCTGGTTTATCTGCGCGTGCAGTACGGTGCTGGAGCGGCTGATCCCGCACTGATGCAGTTGCTGGAAAAAGCACTGGACCGGCTCTCCTACCCAGAAAAAGTACGGCAGATGTATCGCTTTGTACACCGCCCCCTGGTGCGTCGCTGGGCTGTAATGAGTTCGAATTACCGCACACTGGCTATTTTTGTGGCCTGCCTCTATGGCAGGCCGCTGGCTTTTTTTGTGTTTGAGCTGGTAGGACTCAACCTGATCTATCTGGTGCTCATTATTCAGCAGCGTTTACGGAACCGTCGATTCCGATTGTGGTTGCGCCGCCAGCTGGAAGCCAAGCCGGCGGATGCCTGGCTGTCAAGATAA
- a CDS encoding inositol-3-phosphate synthase: MSEAISIVPPEGKLLVLTPGLGAVATTFIAGVEAVRQGRARPYGSLTQMQTIRLGRRSAGRNPLIREFLPLAELNDLVFGAWDIFPDDAYEAAVRARVLELRDLKPLEDFLRTIRPMPAVFDRQYVRRLDGPNVKKARTKKELAEMLREDIRDMIETTGASRAVMIWCGSTEVYTRPSDCHRSIEAFEAGMEANDPSITPSQLYAYAAIMEGVPYANGAPNLSADVPALEQLAEAKGVPIAGKDFKTGQTMLKTALAPAFKVRMLGVRGWFSTNILGNRDGEVLDDIDSFRAKEVTKAGVLDTILQPDLYPELYSDLYHKVRINFYPPRGDAKESWDNIDIFGWMGYPMQIKVNFLCRDSILAAPIVLDLALFLDLAARAGLKGIQEWLSFYFKSPHVQEGHVPEHDLFIQHIRLKNTLRVLGGESPITHLSEEFELYENLK, encoded by the coding sequence ATGAGCGAAGCTATTTCGATTGTGCCTCCGGAAGGTAAGCTGCTGGTGCTAACGCCCGGACTGGGTGCGGTTGCCACCACGTTCATCGCAGGCGTTGAAGCGGTGCGGCAGGGACGTGCACGGCCCTACGGATCGCTGACGCAGATGCAAACGATTCGATTGGGACGCCGTTCGGCCGGCCGTAATCCGCTGATCAGAGAATTTTTACCTCTGGCCGAACTCAATGATCTGGTCTTTGGAGCCTGGGACATCTTCCCGGATGATGCCTACGAGGCGGCCGTACGTGCTCGCGTGCTCGAACTCCGCGACCTGAAGCCGCTGGAAGACTTTCTGCGCACCATTCGCCCTATGCCGGCAGTTTTCGATCGGCAGTACGTGCGCCGACTTGACGGACCGAATGTCAAAAAGGCCCGCACGAAGAAAGAGCTGGCCGAGATGCTGCGCGAGGACATCCGGGATATGATCGAGACCACGGGAGCCAGCCGAGCTGTTATGATCTGGTGTGGTTCGACCGAAGTGTACACGCGTCCGTCCGATTGCCATCGTTCAATCGAAGCTTTCGAGGCGGGGATGGAAGCCAATGATCCTTCCATTACGCCCTCCCAGTTGTATGCCTATGCGGCTATCATGGAGGGCGTGCCCTACGCAAACGGGGCCCCGAACCTCTCGGCCGATGTACCTGCCTTGGAACAGCTGGCTGAGGCGAAGGGAGTGCCAATTGCTGGAAAGGATTTCAAAACCGGCCAGACCATGCTCAAGACAGCGCTGGCGCCCGCTTTCAAGGTACGCATGCTGGGCGTGCGCGGCTGGTTCTCGACAAACATTCTGGGGAATCGAGATGGCGAGGTGCTGGACGACATCGATAGCTTTCGAGCTAAAGAAGTGACCAAGGCAGGTGTGCTCGACACCATCCTGCAACCCGACCTGTACCCGGAGCTCTATAGCGATCTCTATCACAAGGTACGCATCAATTTCTATCCGCCACGCGGTGATGCCAAGGAGAGCTGGGACAATATTGACATCTTTGGCTGGATGGGATACCCGATGCAGATTAAAGTGAACTTCCTGTGTCGGGATTCAATCCTGGCCGCTCCTATCGTGCTGGATCTGGCCCTGTTTCTGGATCTGGCTGCTCGGGCTGGCCTGAAAGGCATTCAGGAATGGCTGTCGTTCTATTTCAAGAGTCCGCATGTGCAGGAAGGGCATGTACCTGAGCACGACCTGTTCATTCAGCACATTCGCCTGAAAAATACCCTGCGTGTGTTGGGCGGTGAGTCGCCCATCACGCACCTTTCTGAAGAGTTTGAGCTTTATGAGAATCTGAAATGA
- a CDS encoding NTP transferase domain-containing protein, with protein sequence MISDGTGPRTGIVLAAGLGSRLAGARPGFRLKPLTPVAGMPLILRTLRSVALAGCREVVIVVGYHGEEVREAVTKHYRGPLRVHFAHNPHYELQNGLSVLAARPYVRQEPFLLTMADHVLGDELMALVRTHRPPEDGATLLVDYRVDQIFDLDDATKVHVEDRWIVDIGKHLRDFNAIDTGVFVCTFALMEALTAVYQEEGDASLSDGVRRLARVRRMAALDIGDGFWQDVDTPEMLAYAERCLLERARSPVRP encoded by the coding sequence ATGATATCAGATGGCACAGGACCCCGGACGGGCATTGTGCTGGCAGCTGGTCTGGGTTCGCGACTGGCCGGTGCCCGTCCGGGATTTCGGCTAAAGCCGCTCACGCCGGTGGCCGGCATGCCACTGATTCTGCGTACGCTACGCAGCGTGGCCCTGGCCGGTTGTCGGGAGGTAGTCATTGTTGTGGGCTATCATGGAGAAGAAGTGCGTGAAGCGGTAACGAAACACTACCGCGGCCCCCTTCGCGTGCACTTCGCGCACAATCCGCATTACGAGCTGCAAAATGGCCTTTCTGTACTGGCTGCGCGGCCCTATGTGCGCCAGGAACCGTTCCTGCTAACCATGGCCGACCATGTGCTGGGAGATGAACTCATGGCACTGGTGCGCACGCATCGGCCGCCTGAGGATGGGGCTACGCTGCTGGTCGACTACCGCGTCGATCAGATCTTTGACCTGGACGATGCTACCAAGGTGCATGTTGAAGATCGCTGGATCGTAGATATCGGCAAGCACCTGCGCGACTTCAACGCCATCGATACGGGCGTTTTCGTCTGCACCTTTGCGCTGATGGAAGCATTGACGGCTGTCTATCAAGAAGAGGGCGATGCGTCGCTGTCCGACGGCGTACGGCGGCTGGCCCGGGTGCGCCGTATGGCTGCGCTCGATATCGGCGATGGTTTCTGGCAGGATGTGGATACGCCTGAGATGCTCGCGTATGCCGAACGTTGTCTGCTGGAGCGGGCCCGCTCGCCCGTTCGACCATAG
- the pckA gene encoding phosphoenolpyruvate carboxykinase (ATP) — protein sequence MDLKAYGLHVPHVLRNPSPAVLYEEAVRYDARAAVVSSGALACTSGAKTGRSPADKRIVEHPESQENIWWGPINIPLDEHTFLINRERAIDYLNTRDRLYVIDGFAGWDPKYRIKVRVICERPYHALFMHNMLIRPTREELAQFGKPDYVIYNAGRFPANRYTSHMTSKTSVDLSFERGEMVILGTEYAGEMKKGIFTVMNYLMPLRGILSMHCSANEGPEGDVTLFFGLSGTGKTTLSADPKRRLIGDDEHCWTDEGIFNIEGGCYAKVINLSPEGEPQIYNAIRFGTVLENVVFDPETRVVDYADASITENTRASYPIEFIDNAKIPCVGGHPRHIIFLAYDAFGVLPPVARLTPEQAMYHFISGYTAKVAGTEVGVTEPQATFSACFGAAFLVWHPFKYAEMLAERMRRHHTQAWLINTGLTGGPYGVGHRIKLAHTRAIIDAIHDGSLAQMPTVVDERFGFAIPTRCPGVPDEILQPRHTWSDPTAYDEMADRLARLFAQNFEKYRAGCAREVVEAGPRVVNT from the coding sequence ATGGATCTGAAAGCCTACGGACTCCACGTACCACATGTGCTGCGCAACCCTTCGCCGGCGGTGCTCTACGAAGAGGCAGTTCGCTACGATGCACGTGCCGCCGTTGTCAGCAGTGGAGCGCTGGCCTGCACCTCCGGAGCAAAAACGGGACGCAGCCCGGCTGACAAACGCATCGTTGAGCACCCGGAAAGCCAGGAAAACATCTGGTGGGGACCTATCAACATTCCGCTTGACGAACACACCTTTCTCATTAACCGCGAGCGGGCTATCGATTACTTGAACACGCGCGACCGGCTGTACGTTATCGATGGATTTGCCGGATGGGATCCCAAATACCGGATCAAAGTGCGGGTGATCTGTGAGCGGCCCTATCATGCCCTTTTCATGCATAACATGCTCATTCGCCCCACACGGGAGGAACTGGCGCAATTCGGCAAGCCGGACTATGTGATCTATAATGCCGGACGCTTTCCGGCCAATCGCTACACTTCCCACATGACCTCGAAAACCAGTGTCGACCTCTCGTTTGAACGGGGCGAAATGGTCATCCTTGGCACGGAGTACGCTGGTGAAATGAAGAAGGGCATCTTTACGGTTATGAACTACCTGATGCCCCTGCGTGGCATACTCTCGATGCACTGCTCGGCCAACGAAGGACCTGAAGGTGACGTAACGCTGTTTTTCGGGCTGTCAGGCACGGGCAAGACCACACTCTCGGCGGATCCCAAACGCCGGCTGATCGGTGACGACGAACACTGCTGGACCGACGAGGGCATCTTCAACATTGAAGGCGGGTGCTACGCCAAAGTGATCAATCTCTCGCCGGAAGGCGAACCGCAGATTTACAACGCCATCCGGTTCGGGACTGTCCTCGAAAACGTGGTGTTTGATCCGGAAACGCGTGTGGTGGATTATGCAGACGCCTCCATTACGGAAAATACGCGGGCTTCCTATCCTATTGAGTTTATCGACAACGCTAAGATCCCCTGCGTGGGAGGGCATCCACGTCACATTATTTTCCTGGCCTACGACGCCTTTGGCGTACTCCCCCCCGTAGCCCGCCTGACACCTGAGCAGGCCATGTACCATTTCATCAGCGGCTACACCGCCAAGGTCGCTGGCACAGAAGTGGGTGTGACCGAACCACAGGCTACGTTTTCAGCCTGTTTCGGTGCTGCCTTTCTCGTGTGGCATCCCTTCAAATACGCTGAAATGCTGGCCGAGCGTATGCGTCGTCACCATACGCAGGCCTGGCTGATTAACACGGGGTTGACCGGCGGTCCTTACGGAGTGGGCCATCGCATCAAGCTGGCCCATACCCGAGCGATCATCGACGCTATCCACGACGGCTCGCTGGCCCAGATGCCTACTGTGGTGGATGAACGTTTTGGCTTTGCCATTCCTACACGCTGTCCTGGCGTGCCGGACGAAATCCTTCAGCCACGCCATACCTGGAGCGATCCGACGGCTTACGACGAGATGGCTGATCGTCTGGCCCGGCTATTTGCCCAGAACTTTGAAAAGTATCGCGCCGGATGTGCGCGGGAAGTGGTTGAGGCCGGCCCCAGGGTGGTCAACACCTGA